In Lotus japonicus ecotype B-129 chromosome 5, LjGifu_v1.2, one genomic interval encodes:
- the LOC130719032 gene encoding uncharacterized protein LOC130719032: MEPPKRKPLHNFSMPGLKWGKQKSMRCVKVTDPDCNDDNNVAQMKPMTDLKVSTDKPKVSISNKEKPTRPLNLRSQRAATNKKDEEKKKNIEWPKFSISLSKEEIEQDFLAMVGTKPHKKPNKRPRSVQRELDTLFPGSLLSEITPESYKVPDDLE, encoded by the exons ATGGAGCCACCTAAAAGAAAGCCACTACACAACTTTTCCATGCCAGGCTTGAAATGGGGTAAGCAAAAATCCATGAGGTGCGTCAAAGTCACTGACCCAGATTGTAATGACGACAACAATGTCGCTCAGATGAAGCCCATGACTGATCTCAAGGTCTCTACTGACAAGCCCAAAGTTTCCATCTCTAACAAAGAGAAACCCACAAGGCCCTTGAATTTGAGGTCCCAAAGAGCTGCTACCAACAAAAAGGATgaggagaagaaaaagaacattGAGTGGCCCAAGTTTTCTATTTCACTCTCCAAGGAGGAGATTGAACAAGATTTTCTTGCTATGGTTGGGACCAAACCTCACAAGAAGCCTAATAAGAGGCCTAGAAGTGTGCAGAGGGAATTGGAT ACATTGTTTCCTGGATCGTTGTTGTCAGAGATCACTCCAGAATCTTACAAAGTCCCTGATGATCTGGAATGA
- the LOC130721236 gene encoding uncharacterized protein LOC130721236, translated as MMCSKIALTPCLSFSHNLSGSELQVSPERVHDGTVPYKNKLNLLDSIPEFEFSTTSRGLEFESSSADELFSNGVILPVQVQEKKNSKPTKHTRFEEPPYTNLPPRQSSPRVDKIKKESTRKVLDVNGGVHEKKPQLNSLWSFSKSRSLHCDAKNNSLGCSSPPLPRSKSTGSSLNLKRVSSKSSSALNNLYPLPKSKSGKSYVNSLRVSPVLNLPTPSFSKGSASLFGLCSFLCAGKAKKVKN; from the coding sequence ATGATGTGTTCTAAAATAGCTCTCACCCCTTGTCTCTCTTTCTCACATAATCTCTCTGGCTCTGAGCTACAAGTTTCACCAGAGAGAGTACATGATGGTACTGTTCCTtacaaaaataaattgaatCTACTTGATTCGATTCCGGAATTTGAGTTCAGCACAACAAGCagaggtcttgagtttgaatcatcTTCTGCAGACGAGCTTTTCTCGAATGGGGTGATACTTCCTGTTCAGGTGCAAGAGAAGAAAAACTCTAAGCCGACGAAGCACACACGTTTCGAGGAGCCTCCATATACAAACCTCCCACCTCGTCAATCCTCGCCTCGAGTTGACAAGATCAAGAAAGAAAGTACAAGAAAGGTACTTGATGTGAATGGTGGTGTTCATGAGAAGAAACCTCAGTTAAATTCTTTATGGAGTTTCAGCAAAAGCAGAAGTCTCCATTGTGATGCAAAGAATAATAGTTTGGGATGTTCTTCACCTCCTTTGCCTCGGAGCAAATCAACTGGGTCATCGCTGAATCTGAAGAGAGTGAGTTCAAAATCAAGTTCTGCCTTAAATAATTTGTATCCTTTGCCAAAGTCtaaatcaggtaagagttatgTAAATAGTCTTCGGGTTAGTCCTGTCTTGAACTTACCAACTCCTTCATTTTCTAAAGGAAGTGCAAGCCTCTTTGGGCTGTGTTCTTTTTTGTGTGCTGGGAAGGCTAAGAAAGTCAAGAACTGA
- the LOC130718684 gene encoding probable folate-biopterin transporter 6 isoform X1, producing the protein MTTAPPDPNQNTSKKTKNLLWTLTQPVEWVRKLTWQLNPTFIAGVFIVYGVGQGFSGSLFRVVTDYYWKDVQKLQPSTVQFYFGIYFIPWLLKPLWGILTDAFPVAGYRRRPYFVIAGVLGTACAIVVALWQGLAAAGAVICFVGVSASLAIADVTIDACIARNSIEVPSLAPELQSLCGYCAGIGALVGYLASGFFVHHLGPQESLGLMALSPALTIVLGFVMYENRTSGSHNEKKEVAVESVGMTIRSMHKRMKCPQVWRPSLYMFLALSLNLSIHEGHFYWYTDPKAGPAFSQEFVGLIYAFGSVASLLGVLIYQKTLKDFAFRNLLFYAQLFYAISGVLDLIFILRWNLIIGIPDYFFVFMEETATRITSKIRWMPMMVLSTQLCPIGIEGTFFALLMSIDSSGALISKWGGGLLLRLLHVTRTNFTNLWLAALIRDLLRFATLALVFLVPKAGQYEGLHLSEVYEKHTNDHDHASEETLELVPIISRTEV; encoded by the exons ATGACCACAGCACCACCAGACCCAAACCAAAACACTTCAAAGAAAACCAAGAACCTCCTCTGGACCCTGACGCAGCCAGTGGAATGGGTTCGGAAGCTGACGTGGCAGCTGAACCCAACTTTCATCGCCGGCGTGTTCATCGTGTACGGGGTGGGGCAGGGCTTCTCCGGCTCGCTTTTCAGGGTGGTTACCGACTACTACTGGAAAGACGTGCAGAAGCTTCAACCCTCCACAGTCCAGTTCTACTTCGGCATTTACTTCATCCCGTGGCTCCTCAAACCGCTATGGGGAATCCTCACCGACGCTTTCCCCGTCGCCGGGTACCGCCGCCGCCCCTACTTCGTCATCGCTGGAGTTCTCGGCACGGCCTGCGCTATCGTCGTCGCGCTCTGGCAGGGACTCGCGGCTGCCGGAGCGGTGATCTGCTTCGTTGGAGTTTCCGCGTCGCTCGCCATCGCGGATGTTACCATTGATGCGTGTATTGCGAGGAATAGTATCGAGGTTCCGTCACTGGCGCCGGAGCTGCAGAGCCTCTGCGGGTACTGCGCTGGGATCGGGGCTCTTGTTGGATACCTTGCTAGTGGCTTCTTCGTTCACCATCTTGGTCCCCAG GAGTCACTTGGTCTAATGGCACTTTCTCCTGCTTTGACAATTGTGCTGGGTTTTGTGATGTATGAAAACAGAACCAGTGGCTCGcataatgaaaagaaagag GTGGCGGTTGAGAGTGTAGGAATGACAATTAGAAGCATGCACAAAAGAATGAAGTGTCCTCAAGTGTGGAGGCCCTCTCTTTACATGTTCCTTGCCTTGTCTCTTAATTTAAGCATTCACGAAGGCCATTTTTACTGGTACACAGATCCAAAAGCTGGTCCTGCATTCTCTCAG GAGTTTGTTGGGTTGATCTATGCATTTGGTTCAGTGGCCTCACTACTAGGGGTGCTAATCTACCAGAAGACTCTAAAAGACTTTGCATTTAGAAACCTTTTATTCTATGCACAGCTCTTCTATGCCATATCTGGTGTGCTCGACCTGATCTTCATCCTACGCTGGAATCTGATCATAGGAATCCCGGACTACTTCTTCGTTTTCATGGAAGAAACCGCCACAAGAATCACAAGCAAAATCAGATGGATGCCCATGATGGTGCTGAGCACCCAGCTCTGCCCGATCGGCATTGAGGGCACCTTTTTCGCGCTGTTGATGAGCATCGACAGCAGTGGTGCCCTCATATCCAAATGGGGAGGCGGGTTGCTTCTTCGGCTCCTCCATGTCACTAGGACCAACTTTACAAATCTGTGGCTCGCTGCTCTCATAAGAGACTTATTGAGATTTGCTACACTTGCTTTGGTTTTTCTTGTTCCTAAGGCAGGTCAGTATGAGGGACTGCATCTTTCTGAGGTTTATGAAAAACACACCAATGATCATGATCATGCAAGCGAAGAGACCTTGGAGCTTGTCCCCATTATTAGCAGAACTGAAGTTTAG
- the LOC130718684 gene encoding probable folate-biopterin transporter 6 isoform X2, whose translation MTTAPPDPNQNTSKKTKNLLWTLTQPVEWVRKLTWQLNPTFIAGVFIVYGVGQGFSGSLFRVVTDYYWKDVQKLQPSTVQFYFGIYFIPWLLKPLWGILTDAFPVAGYRRRPYFVIAGVLGTACAIVVALWQGLAAAGAVICFVGVSASLAIADVTIDACIARNSIEVPSLAPELQSLCGYCAGIGALVGYLASGFFVHHLGPQESLGLMALSPALTIVLGFVMYENRTSGSHNEKKEVAVESVGMTIRSMHKRMKCPQEFVGLIYAFGSVASLLGVLIYQKTLKDFAFRNLLFYAQLFYAISGVLDLIFILRWNLIIGIPDYFFVFMEETATRITSKIRWMPMMVLSTQLCPIGIEGTFFALLMSIDSSGALISKWGGGLLLRLLHVTRTNFTNLWLAALIRDLLRFATLALVFLVPKAGQYEGLHLSEVYEKHTNDHDHASEETLELVPIISRTEV comes from the exons ATGACCACAGCACCACCAGACCCAAACCAAAACACTTCAAAGAAAACCAAGAACCTCCTCTGGACCCTGACGCAGCCAGTGGAATGGGTTCGGAAGCTGACGTGGCAGCTGAACCCAACTTTCATCGCCGGCGTGTTCATCGTGTACGGGGTGGGGCAGGGCTTCTCCGGCTCGCTTTTCAGGGTGGTTACCGACTACTACTGGAAAGACGTGCAGAAGCTTCAACCCTCCACAGTCCAGTTCTACTTCGGCATTTACTTCATCCCGTGGCTCCTCAAACCGCTATGGGGAATCCTCACCGACGCTTTCCCCGTCGCCGGGTACCGCCGCCGCCCCTACTTCGTCATCGCTGGAGTTCTCGGCACGGCCTGCGCTATCGTCGTCGCGCTCTGGCAGGGACTCGCGGCTGCCGGAGCGGTGATCTGCTTCGTTGGAGTTTCCGCGTCGCTCGCCATCGCGGATGTTACCATTGATGCGTGTATTGCGAGGAATAGTATCGAGGTTCCGTCACTGGCGCCGGAGCTGCAGAGCCTCTGCGGGTACTGCGCTGGGATCGGGGCTCTTGTTGGATACCTTGCTAGTGGCTTCTTCGTTCACCATCTTGGTCCCCAG GAGTCACTTGGTCTAATGGCACTTTCTCCTGCTTTGACAATTGTGCTGGGTTTTGTGATGTATGAAAACAGAACCAGTGGCTCGcataatgaaaagaaagag GTGGCGGTTGAGAGTGTAGGAATGACAATTAGAAGCATGCACAAAAGAATGAAGTGTCCTCAA GAGTTTGTTGGGTTGATCTATGCATTTGGTTCAGTGGCCTCACTACTAGGGGTGCTAATCTACCAGAAGACTCTAAAAGACTTTGCATTTAGAAACCTTTTATTCTATGCACAGCTCTTCTATGCCATATCTGGTGTGCTCGACCTGATCTTCATCCTACGCTGGAATCTGATCATAGGAATCCCGGACTACTTCTTCGTTTTCATGGAAGAAACCGCCACAAGAATCACAAGCAAAATCAGATGGATGCCCATGATGGTGCTGAGCACCCAGCTCTGCCCGATCGGCATTGAGGGCACCTTTTTCGCGCTGTTGATGAGCATCGACAGCAGTGGTGCCCTCATATCCAAATGGGGAGGCGGGTTGCTTCTTCGGCTCCTCCATGTCACTAGGACCAACTTTACAAATCTGTGGCTCGCTGCTCTCATAAGAGACTTATTGAGATTTGCTACACTTGCTTTGGTTTTTCTTGTTCCTAAGGCAGGTCAGTATGAGGGACTGCATCTTTCTGAGGTTTATGAAAAACACACCAATGATCATGATCATGCAAGCGAAGAGACCTTGGAGCTTGTCCCCATTATTAGCAGAACTGAAGTTTAG